A segment of the Staphylococcus ratti genome:
CATAGGGAACATAATATTTAACTTCCCATATGTTGAGGCACGTAATAATGCACGCAACTGTGGACGGAAAATTTCTGTTTGATCTAAACATAAACGAATTGCACGATATCCTAAAAATGGATTCATTTCTTTAGGTAAGTTTAAATATGGTAATTCCTTGTCTCCACCGATATCTAAAGTACGGACAACGACACGTTTACCGTCCATTGATTCAAGTACTTTTTTATAGGCTTCAAACTGTTCATCTTCAGAAGGCATGTTATCGCGTCCCATGTATAAGAACTCGGTACGGTATAAACCAATACCTTCTGCACCATTTTCTTTCACACCTTCTAAATCATTAGGTGTACCAATGTTTGCTGCGAGTTCAACATGTTTGCCATCCATCGTTTTAGTAGGTTCATCGCGTAATTGTTTTAATGCTTCACGATCAGCAAAAAATGTTTGACGTTTGTGTTGATAAGCTTTCACTTCATCTTCACTTGGATTGACAATGACGTCGCCTGTTAAACCATCAACAATAATCATATCGCCCTGCTTAACATTTGTTGTAATAGATTTTGTACCTACTACCGCAGGGATTTCAAGTGAGCGACTCATAATCGCTGAATGTGACGTACGACCGCCAATATTCGTAACAAACCCCTGCACATATTGTTTGTTCAATTGTGCTGTATCTGAAGGTGTTAAGTCATGTCCAACAATAACAACACTTTCATCAATGATACTTGGGTTCGGTAATTCTACCCCTAAAATGTGTGCTAACACGCGTTTTGAAACGTCACGAATGTCCGCTGCACGTTCTTTCATATATTCATTATCCATTGATTCAAAAATAGTAATGAAATTTTGAGTCACTTCGGTTAATGCATGCGGTGCACTCGCTTTTTCATCACGAATTTTGCTTTCAATAGGTTGAATTAATTCTGGGTCATCTAAGACAAGTAAATGCGCATCAAAAATAGCCGCTTTATCAGGACCTAATTGTTCCTCAGCGTTATTTCTGATTTTCGTTAATTCAATTTTAGAATTTTTTAATGCTTCGTTAAATTTAAGCACTTCTGCTTCGCTATCGTTCGTCGTTGTTTCGCTGAAACTTAAATCTGGTTCGATGAGCATATAGGCTTTAGCAATTGCCACACCATCTGATGCCGCAATCCCTTTAATTATCTCAGACATTATTTTGTTAATCCTTCTTTTGATAAGACTTCAGAGATCGCTTGAATCGCATCTTTTTCGTCACTACCATCTGCATAAATCGTAATTTCAGCGTCTTTACCTACGCCTAAACTCATAACACCCATGATTGATTTTAAGTTAACTTTTTTAGCGTTGTATTCTAATTGAATATCTGAATCAAATTTTGAAGCAGTTTGAACTAACATTGTCGCTGGGCGCGCGTGAATTCCTGTCTCGTCAATAATTACATATGATTGTTGTTCCATCTTTTATCTTACTCCTTCTATTCCCAAATTCATTAGCATAAATTTATTAGTAAATTAGCTACTTAGCATAACATTACCAAAAAGTGCCTTTATTTTCAATTCGAAAACAGTTGGCACTATCCGTTTTCTATGTTATTTTCAACAATTTTTCGTCAGTTTACATCAATGTCTTTACAACATTTTCACATTTTTGAATATGCTCTTTACCGACTTTCATCATAAAATAATAACTAATCGATGCTGAGACAGCTTGACCTACAAGCGGGAACCAGCGTGTTTGTTTGGCTGCCGTACGTTTTGCGACATCTCTCACTACAATTCTTAAAAGACCTTTAGACACCTTTTTACCGATAAGTTGGCTCCCTTGAATACCTGCTGCGATTTTAATGCGATCTTTCATATCGTCAGTCATTTTATTTACTTGTTTATGGTCCAAACCATAAATTTTATTAACATCTTCAATAATGTCACGCATCAATTTCATGTCTACACCAAAATCAAATCCTGGTATTGGAACAATCGTTGCACCTGATGAAAGTAATGCTTTTTTCTTAATTACAGATTCCGCGTGTTGACGTCTTTTTTGAAGCTCTTCTTCTGATTTTGGTAAAGCGTCTTTCACTGCAATATCTTCAATGTGTAAAACTTTATTACCTACTTTTTGAGTGATTTTATCTTTAAATCCCATAATCATAATGGCCACCTTTCATCAATGTATTAACTTTATATACCCATAATTATATAAACTAATGCTCAATCGTAACGAACACCACTTTTAAATATTTAGAAGGTTTATAGTGTGAAGTTGTTTTAAAATCTTTTGGTAGCCCCATTACTTCGTCTATTTGATAAGTGACACCTTCGTTTGCTAACGTGGATTTGATTGTATTTTTAAACGCATTAAGCGTATACATACTGTGATTTGTACTTAAGATTAACGTTCCACCCGGGTTTAAAATACGGAGTGCCTGTTGAATTAATTGATGGTAGTCTTTTGTAACTGAGAACGTTTTCTTTTTATTACGTGCAAAACTCGGTGGATCAATCACGATCGTATCATACCTATAACCATGACGCATTGCATATTTATAAAAATCAAATGTATCCATTACATAAATCGATTGCGTCGTCGGATCAATACCATTAATACCAAAATTTTCTTCTGTCAATTGTCGAGAGCGGTTTGCTAAATCTACACTTGTTGTTTTAGCCCCCTTCGTCGCTGCTATCGTTGAAAAAGCACCTGTATAACTAAATAAATTAAGCACTGTACGGTTCTCACTATAATAATCTCTTAATTTTTTGCGCACTTCTTTTTGATCTAAAAAAATACCTGTCATTGGTCCATCATCCAAATGCACGTTGTAAAAGGTAAAATTTTCTTCAATGACAATAGGAAATTGAGGCTGTTCACCAAGCACCCAGCCACTTTGAATCGCATTGTGTTTGAATCGCGTTTTTTCATAAATCGATTTAAAAGGAAATACAGCTTGCATCGCTTCTATAATATACTTTCTAAATTGATATATTCCTTCTGAATACCATTGAATCAATAAATGACCATCATAATGATCTATCGTCAAACCGCCTAATCCATCACCTTCACCATTAAACAATCGAAAAGCATTTGTCCCGTCCGCTTGATAATAGTAATTTCGCGTTTCACGTGCTGTTTCAAAAAGCGCTTTAAAATAATGTGTATCTATCTTTTCATTTGCATTGTAAGAAAGCACCCAACCTAACCCTTTATGTTGACGCCCTACATAACATGTCGCGATATAAATATTTGTAGAAGACTTTATTTGAAATAAGTCCCCCTCTTCTAAGCGATCACTTTTAAAAATATCTTCTTCTTCAATCAAAGGATATTGATTAAAATATTTTCCTTCTTTTCCTTTATTTAAAATTGCTATTTTCATTATTTCAGCCTTTCTTTTATCATTTCTTTTAGTTTAACATGAAAAAACATCATCGTTATATACTTAACTTATATAGAAAGGGAGCGAGACAGAAATCTATTTGATTTCGTTGTCTCGCCCCCACAAGGCTGACTAGGATTGAAATGAGCTGCTAAGTAAGCATATTTTCAATCCAGACAGCTACTGTGCTTTTTTTACTTTTTTACACATTTTTTGATGCGAGACAGAAATCTATTTGATTTCGTTGTCTCGCCCCCACAAGGCTGACTAGGATTGAAATAAGCGCTAAGCATATTTTCAATCCAGACAGCTACTGTGCTTTTTTTACTTTTTTACACATTTTTTTGATGCGAGACAGAAATCTATTTGATTTCGTTGTCTCGCCCCCACAAGGCTGACTAGGATTGAAATAAGCTGCTAAGCATATTTTCAATCCAGACAGCTACTGTGCTTTTTTTACTTTTTTACACATTTTTTTGATGCGAGACAGAAATCTATTTGATTTCGTTGTCTCGCCCCCACAAGGCTGACTAGGATTGAAATGAGCTGCTAAGCATATTTTCAATCCAGACAGCTACTGTGCTTTTTTACTTTTTTACACATTTTTTGATGCGAGACAGAAATCTATTTGATTTCGTTGTCTCGCCCCCACAAGGCTGACTAGGATTGAAATAAGCTGCTAAGCATATTTTCAATCCAGACAGCTACTGTGCTTTTTTACTTTTTTACACATTTTTTGATGCGAGACAGAAATCTATTTGACTTCGTTGTCTCACTCCCTTTTTGTATCACAAATATTAAGCATCCTCGCCATATTGTTCTATTTGTTCAGGCGACGGTTGACGCAACTGGAATATAAACGCAATGATGGCTGGAATGAGCATCAATACAAGAATTGGTGTAATAAAAATCGATAGCATTAATCCATGCACTAAAATGACGATATATTCTGTGAAAAGTTTAAAGAATAAAATACTAATCATAAATAATTTTAAATAGTAGTGTCGTCCTTGCAACATATTCGTCACTGATGTCCAAATAAAAGCCGTCACAATGACGAGCAATAAGAATAAACTCACCCATTCATACACATACTGTGTTTGTGAAAGTTGCCAATCACCAGAAAGAAATAAACCGTTACGATTTTTAAATTCAACTAAAATAAAGAAGAATAAAATGACACCACATGCGATACTGACATATTCTCGTTTTAACCATTTAGGCCGATGTAAGAAAGACGGAATGTCGTCTTCTTCTAGTTTTGCCCAACCAAACCATTTCTCTTTAATCATTTCGCGCTTGCGTCGAATTTTATCTAAATCAATGCTTCTACGCGTGCGATGTGAAAAATCTTGGGTTAATTCGTTTGTACGCGTTTGAAGATCTTTGAAATGGTGCTGAGATTGACCCACAAAACTGTATTTTTTACTTCGTACATACGGGTTTTCTTCTCCAGTAATTTCCTCTTGTGTCATCGGTAGAGCACGGCGTAAAAATAAGAAGTTCCAAATAGACATTTGCCCGAGTAACCATAAAATCACAAAGAACGTATTAATACTTAAGACATCTATAGGCGCCACTTCACGTTCTTCAATACGACCGTAGAGCACGAGTTGGCCAATAATATAACAAAGGCCATAACTGATAATAATCCAAAGATAATGCTTTTTACGATTAAATGGATTGAGTTCATCTTTATATGCGATATACCCAATATGTATGATAAAGGGAACTACAAAAACAAATGCCGCTATGCCATACACTTGTGACATAAAAATCAAAGTAAGCACAAAGTAAATGATCCCAATCAATAAAAATAAAATAGAAATGTCATAGTCGAAACGAGTGGTATTCGTTAATGTTCTTCCGATAAAGATCATAAAAATCCCAAATAATAAAATAATAATGCCACTCACTAAAGGAATTTCACCAATATAATTACTCATTACGCGAATGATTTCATTGAAAAAAGCCATAATAAAGTCCCACAAATTTTCAATATTAATTGCAGGTTTTTTATGCTGACTAAATTGGTGAATCAATGGGATATTAAGAAAAATAATAAGACTTAATAAAATAGAAATCGCACCGATAATATAACTGTAAATCACCTCGGTGTATTTATTAAACAAAGACATCCGCTTCACCTCACAATTATTATATACGAAGACATCAACTATGTCTTTATAAAAAACAAATCTCATTCTTTAGATGGAGAGACGTATTTTGTACTGTCACACCTTCTACCACACACACCGATTTACCTTAAATATAGACGACTGTTATCACTGTATTTAATTATATTATCTTTTTGTAGTCGTTTAAAACATATATTATACCAAAAATCACATTTTTTGTTGTGTACTTCTGATGTTTAACGTTTTAAAAAAAGGGGAACTCTTTTATATAGATACCTTTTAAAGGAGAGATGTAAAATGTCTAAAGAAGAAATTAAAAAAGCAGCTGAAAATGCTAAAGATAAAGAGCAAGAATTAAAAGATAAAAAAGAAGACACTAAAGAAGGCGCTGAAAAAACAAAAGACGATATTCAAAACACATTTGAATAATACGTCTCGCTCTATTGGCCTATAGGAACAGAGGGATTCCCTGTTCTTATAGGCTATTTTTGTTAGTCATTTTAATAAACATACCTCTCGTATTTTACGTTTAACATTTTGAATATTGTATTAACTTAAGAATGCACATTGACATTTAAAGGTGTCGGGTGTATAGTGACTTTAATCATTCAATAAAGACACACTAGGGGTGTGAAAACTGAGATGAGGTGTTTACCTCAAACCCTTTGAACCTGAACTAGACGATACTAGCGTAGGAAAGTGTGAGGAAAGCTCAAATTCCCTCGAGATAAGTATGCCTTTTTGCGCGTATGACTCTTTTAAAGATTTGCAGTTTCACTTCCACGTCATACACAGTACCTCTAGTTGAGGTGCTGTGTTTTTTTGTAATTAGGAGGATGTTTATGAGTTCAAGTAGAAAAGGTTTAACATTATCTGATATTTTAGTCACTGTGCTAATATCAGTCATTTTTGCTGTCATTTATAATTTTTGGTGGGTGGCCTACTATACTGTTCAACCGCTAGGCCTACACATCGATCAATTAATGTATGGTATGTGGTTCGCAGCAGCTATTGTTGCTTATTTAATCATTCCCAAAATGGGTATTGCACTAATTGCTGAATTTGCTGCAGGCGCTGGAGAAACAATCATAATGGGACGTTTCGATATTCCAACTATTATCTATGCATTACTTCAAGGTTTAGCTTGTGAAATTGTTTTCGCTATTTTCAAATACCGTTCTCGTACATTTATGGTCAGTATCCTTGCAGGTATGGCTGCTGCAATTATCAGCCTACCAATCGATTGGTATTATGGCTATTTAAGTGAAGTAGCCACTTGGAACTTAATTTTACTTATCGTTGCTCGTTTAATTAGTGGTGCGGTGCTTGCAGGAATGTTTTCTTATTTCCTTGTAAAAGCGTTGGACAAAACCGGTGTGACACAGCTTTTCCGCCCTGCCTCAAAAGAAGATTACGATGCTTTATAAGGAGTATGCAACGTGTTAAAAGCAACAAACTTACGATTAAAATATCCGAATGCCCCTCATAAAATTTTTGATGGGCTAAATATTGAAATTAAGGACAAAGAAAAGGTACTTTTACTCGGCCCTTCTGGCTCTGGGAAAAGTACATTATTGAATGTATTAAGTGGTATCGTACCTCATTTAATTGATTTACCCATGAAATATGAAACATTGAAAATCTCTCAAAATGCCGGCGTCATTTTTCAAGATCCAGACGCTCAATTTTGTATGCCGCAAGTCAATGAAGAGTTAGCATTTATTTTAGAGAATTACCAAGTTCCACCAACCGAAATGAATGTCAAAATAAAAGCGGCATTAGAAGCAGTTAAATTAGACGTCGATCCGAAGCAATCCATTCATCAATTAAGCGGCGGGATGAAGCAAAAATTAGCTATTGCTGGCACTTTACTGCAACAAACAGATACGTTATTTTTGGACGAACCTACAGCCATGCTCGATTCAGAAGCAACCGAAAATTTATGGCAACTGTTACGTGAAATTTGGAAAGAACAAACCGTTTTAATTGTTGAACATAAAGTTGAGCACATTTGGAACTATGTAGATCGTGTCATTTTGATGAATCACGATGGGCAGATTATTCAAGAAGGTACACCAACAGATATTTTGAACCATTTTGAAGCACTTTTATCTGAATATGGTGTTTGGCATCCTAATGCTTGGTTAGCAGCGCCTAAAACACTGGGATCTGCTGCATTACCCCATTCCTCATTTCAACTAGAATTGAATGGTGGCGTGATAAAGCGAGGCAAGCGTGTTTTATATCACATTCCATCATTTAGCATAAAGTCTGGTGATTGGGTTGCCATTACTGGTAAAAATGGAACAGGAAAAACGACTTTTTTTGAATCGCTTATGCAACTTATTCCATATGAAGGTACACTCACATACAATCAAAAACCGGTGCGCAAACTAAAAACAGCAGCTTCTCATATGTTTTTAGTCTATCAAAACCCAGAACTCCAATTTATTCAAAATACGGTTTATGATGAGATTTTTATTAATTTTAAGCATCAAAACGCACAAACAGCACAAAAAGAAACGAATGAAATGTTAGCGTTATTAGACTTAACACACGTCAAAGAGCAACACCCTTTTGAACTTTCAATGGGGCAAAAGCGCCGTCTAAGTGTTGCAGTGGCTTTAAGCACATCAGCGGACATTCTCCTTTTGGATGAACCTACGTTTGGATTGGATAGTCATAATACTTTTAAATTAATTCAACTGTTTCAACAACGTATTCAAAAAGGGCAAGCCATCATTATGATTACACATGACTCTGAAATCATAGCGCGTTACCCTTCTAAACGTTATGTCATCGAAAATGGGAAGATGTATGAAAGCGAGGCTTTAACATGATTGCATCTTGGAAAAACTATCGTACTTTTATGGATAATGTCAATATTATTACGAAACTCTTTTTAGGCCTTGCTTTATTTTTCTTTATTATTTTTGTACACAATTTTGATGTGATGCTCTACCTTGTCGCATTAATGTTTGGATTTATGCTCATTATGAGTGGCGCCAAATTACGCATTCTTTTCATTTTTGTAGGTTTTTCTATGTTCTTTGCGCTTAGTTCATCTTTATTTATGATTTTTTATGGAGATGGGCATCATGAGCTTTTTAAATTTGGTTTTATCCATATTACCATTGAAAGCCTTGTACGTGGTATACATTTATCGTTAAGAACTTTAACGATTAGTTTTTTCGGTTTATCTATTGCATTCACATCACAAGTAATCATGATATTTTACAGCTTTATGCAGCATATGAAAGTAAAACCTAAAATCGCTTATGCCTTTATGGCAGCTTTCCGAATGTTGCCATTAATTATCGAATCATTTTTTCAACTTAGACAAGCATTGAAAATGCGCTATCAAATCATTCAAAAACAAAATTATAGAGGTATCAAGCGCTTTTATCATTTGCTTATTCCTTTATTGAGTCAAAATATGCGTAAAGCACACCGACTATCTGTGGCAATGGAAATGAAAGGGTTTCGTGACGGTCCACGCACGTATTATTATCAAACCCCTTTTAGCTATCGAGATTTACTTCTTATCGTATGTATCATAGCCCTCATCAGTGCTGCGTTTGGCTTAAGTCATCTATTGCCTATCACAGGCATATTAGATGTCCGTTAAACCGTTGCGTTTTCACGATCTCGATGATGTGAAAAGGCACACCATTTCCTTTCCTAACTTCCATCTGCAAAGGAAATTTTCCCGTAAAAAACCCCTAGGCACAATTCAATTGTCCCTAGGGGTTTCCTTTATGATTTCAATGCTTTGTTCGCAATATCTTTACGATAGAATAACCCATCACTTTCAATTTTTGTTACACGCTCGTAAGCTTTCTTTTGTGCAGCTTCAATTGAGTCTCCCTCTCCAATAGCAAGAATGACACGTCCTCCGCTTGTAACAAATGATTGATTTGCATCACGTTTCAAACCACTTACAAAATAATGTTCTAAATCAGTTTCAAAACCAGAAACAAGACTTCCTTTGTCATAGGCCGCTGGATAGCCTTTTGATGCAAGCATGACACCAACAACAGCATCCTGTTTCCATTGTTGAGAAATCGGTTGCTTTTCTTTTAATTCTAAAATGTGCTCCATCAAATCACTTTCAAGTCGCGTCAATAATACTTGAGCTTCTGGATCTCCAAAACGCGCATTAAATTCAATGACTTTAGGGCCTTCTTTTGTCAAAATTGCCCCGATGTATAAAATACCAAAATAGTCATATCCTTCTTTTTCTAAGGCATGGGCTATAGGCTGTGCAATGCGTTCATTCGTTTGACGCAATACGTCTTCCCCGATATGTGGCACTGGGCAATACGCTCCCATACCACCTGTATTTGGCCCTTTATCTTGATCAAATGCACGTTTATGATCTTGTGCAATCGTTTCGAATGGCACCGCGTAGCTTCCATTCACGAAAGTCATTACTGAAAATTCTTCACCTTCAAGAAAGGTTTCAAATACGACTTTTTCATTTTCATTAGGATACAATGTGTCTACAGCGTCTAATGCTTCTTGACGTGTTTGTGCAATAATAACACCTTTTCCTGCAGCTAAGCCATCTTTTTTAAGGACGATAGGAAGTTCACAATCTTGAACATACTTGAGCGCTTCAGTTTTACTGTCAATTTCACGATAATCCGCAGTAGGAATTTGATATTTTTCCATTAAAGCTTTCGCAAATGCTTTAGAACCTTCGATTTGCGCTGCTGCTTTATTAGGTCCAAATACAGAAATTTCCGATTCACTTAAAAGATCTGTTAGTCCTTCTGTTAATGGTTGTTCTGGTCCGATAATAACCCAATCAATTTCATTGGTTTTAGCAAAGTTAAGTATCGCTTCATGATCATTTTCTGCAATTTCAGGATGAATTGTAGCGATTGCTGTCATCGCGTCATTACCCGGAATGACATCGAGATGTGTGACATGTTTAGATTGTTTCAATTTTTGTGCAATCGCATGCTCACGACCACCACTACCAATTACTAATGTTTTCATGATATGTTCCTCCATTAATGTTTAAAATGACGCACGCCCGTTGTAACCATTGCAATTCCGTAACGGTTAGCCATATCAATTGAATCTTGATCTTTAATAGATCCACCTGGCTGAATAATCGCTTTTATCCCTGCTTTTGCTGCAAGTTCAACTGTATCGTCCATTGGGAAGAAACCGTCCGATGCAAGCGCCACATTGTCATTCATTTCAATCGCATGGTTTATAGCGATTTCAGCAGCACCTACACGATTCATTTGTCCAGCGCCAATACCTACTGTTTGATGACCATTAGCAAGTACAATCGCATTACTTTTAACCGCTTTCGCTACTTCCCAACCTAATACTAAAGCGTCCCATTGTTGCTCTGTAGGTTCTGTTTCAGTAACGACATTCATTTCTGAACGTGAAGACACTTGAGTATCTTTATCTTGTACTAAATAACCTCCTGATACAGAAACAAACTCTTGTTCATCTTCTACTGGCGTCATTTCAATTTCCAATAAGCGAATATTTTTCTTTTGCGTCAATACTTCAAGCGCATCAGCTTCGAAAGCAGGTGCAATGACAACTTCTAAAAAGATACCATGCAATTGTTCTGCTAAAGCTCGAGTTACCGGACGATTTAACGCCACTATTCCACCAAAAATTGACGTTGAATCTGCTTGAAATGCATGTTCAAATGCTACTTCAATATCTTCACCAATTCCTACGCCACAAGGATTCATATGTTTAACCGCTACTGCTGCTGGTTGTTCAAAACGCTTAACAAGTGTAAGTGCCGCATCTGCATCTTTAATGTTATTGTAACTTAATGGCTTACCATGATGTTGTTTTGCACCAGCTAAAGTATTTTTAGCTTCAGAAGTACGTACAAAATACGCACTTTGTTGTGGGTTTTCACCGTAACGTAAGCTTTCTTTATTTTCATCAAAATGAGCTACAATAGCTTGATCATATTCATTCGTATGCTTAAACACTTTTAACATTAATGATTTGCGGTAAGCTTCGTCTAAAGTATTATTTTTCAATCTTTGGATGACTTCTTCATAATCTTCACTGTGTACGATTGTTGTCACATGCTTAAAGTTTTTCGCAGCCGCACGTAACATTGTCGGCCCACCTATATCAATATTTTCAATTGCATCCGCTTCAGTAACATTTGGGTTCGCAACTGTTTTCTGAAATGGGTACAAGTTCACGACTACCATATCTATAAGGTCAATATGTTGAGCTTTCAATTGATCTAAATGCTCTTGTTTGTCTCTATCAGCAAGAATACCTCCGTGCACAGCTGGGTGTAATGTT
Coding sequences within it:
- the auxA gene encoding lipoteichoic acid stability factor AuxA; the encoded protein is MSLFNKYTEVIYSYIIGAISILLSLIIFLNIPLIHQFSQHKKPAINIENLWDFIMAFFNEIIRVMSNYIGEIPLVSGIIILLFGIFMIFIGRTLTNTTRFDYDISILFLLIGIIYFVLTLIFMSQVYGIAAFVFVVPFIIHIGYIAYKDELNPFNRKKHYLWIIISYGLCYIIGQLVLYGRIEEREVAPIDVLSINTFFVILWLLGQMSIWNFLFLRRALPMTQEEITGEENPYVRSKKYSFVGQSQHHFKDLQTRTNELTQDFSHRTRRSIDLDKIRRKREMIKEKWFGWAKLEEDDIPSFLHRPKWLKREYVSIACGVILFFFILVEFKNRNGLFLSGDWQLSQTQYVYEWVSLFLLLVIVTAFIWTSVTNMLQGRHYYLKLFMISILFFKLFTEYIVILVHGLMLSIFITPILVLMLIPAIIAFIFQLRQPSPEQIEQYGEDA
- the graF gene encoding glycopeptide resistance-associated protein GraF codes for the protein MSKEEIKKAAENAKDKEQELKDKKEDTKEGAEKTKDDIQNTFE
- a CDS encoding ABC transporter ATP-binding protein gives rise to the protein MLKATNLRLKYPNAPHKIFDGLNIEIKDKEKVLLLGPSGSGKSTLLNVLSGIVPHLIDLPMKYETLKISQNAGVIFQDPDAQFCMPQVNEELAFILENYQVPPTEMNVKIKAALEAVKLDVDPKQSIHQLSGGMKQKLAIAGTLLQQTDTLFLDEPTAMLDSEATENLWQLLREIWKEQTVLIVEHKVEHIWNYVDRVILMNHDGQIIQEGTPTDILNHFEALLSEYGVWHPNAWLAAPKTLGSAALPHSSFQLELNGGVIKRGKRVLYHIPSFSIKSGDWVAITGKNGTGKTTFFESLMQLIPYEGTLTYNQKPVRKLKTAASHMFLVYQNPELQFIQNTVYDEIFINFKHQNAQTAQKETNEMLALLDLTHVKEQHPFELSMGQKRRLSVAVALSTSADILLLDEPTFGLDSHNTFKLIQLFQQRIQKGQAIIMITHDSEIIARYPSKRYVIENGKMYESEALT
- a CDS encoding DUF697 domain-containing protein, which gives rise to MGFKDKITQKVGNKVLHIEDIAVKDALPKSEEELQKRRQHAESVIKKKALLSSGATIVPIPGFDFGVDMKLMRDIIEDVNKIYGLDHKQVNKMTDDMKDRIKIAAGIQGSQLIGKKVSKGLLRIVVRDVAKRTAAKQTRWFPLVGQAVSASISYYFMMKVGKEHIQKCENVVKTLM
- a CDS encoding phosphocarrier protein HPr, whose amino-acid sequence is MEQQSYVIIDETGIHARPATMLVQTASKFDSDIQLEYNAKKVNLKSIMGVMSLGVGKDAEITIYADGSDEKDAIQAISEVLSKEGLTK
- the purD gene encoding phosphoribosylamine--glycine ligase gives rise to the protein MKTLVIGSGGREHAIAQKLKQSKHVTHLDVIPGNDAMTAIATIHPEIAENDHEAILNFAKTNEIDWVIIGPEQPLTEGLTDLLSESEISVFGPNKAAAQIEGSKAFAKALMEKYQIPTADYREIDSKTEALKYVQDCELPIVLKKDGLAAGKGVIIAQTRQEALDAVDTLYPNENEKVVFETFLEGEEFSVMTFVNGSYAVPFETIAQDHKRAFDQDKGPNTGGMGAYCPVPHIGEDVLRQTNERIAQPIAHALEKEGYDYFGILYIGAILTKEGPKVIEFNARFGDPEAQVLLTRLESDLMEHILELKEKQPISQQWKQDAVVGVMLASKGYPAAYDKGSLVSGFETDLEHYFVSGLKRDANQSFVTSGGRVILAIGEGDSIEAAQKKAYERVTKIESDGLFYRKDIANKALKS
- a CDS encoding class I SAM-dependent rRNA methyltransferase, translating into MKIAILNKGKEGKYFNQYPLIEEEDIFKSDRLEEGDLFQIKSSTNIYIATCYVGRQHKGLGWVLSYNANEKIDTHYFKALFETARETRNYYYQADGTNAFRLFNGEGDGLGGLTIDHYDGHLLIQWYSEGIYQFRKYIIEAMQAVFPFKSIYEKTRFKHNAIQSGWVLGEQPQFPIVIEENFTFYNVHLDDGPMTGIFLDQKEVRKKLRDYYSENRTVLNLFSYTGAFSTIAATKGAKTTSVDLANRSRQLTEENFGINGIDPTTQSIYVMDTFDFYKYAMRHGYRYDTIVIDPPSFARNKKKTFSVTKDYHQLIQQALRILNPGGTLILSTNHSMYTLNAFKNTIKSTLANEGVTYQIDEVMGLPKDFKTTSHYKPSKYLKVVFVTIEH
- a CDS encoding ECF transporter S component, whose amino-acid sequence is MSSSRKGLTLSDILVTVLISVIFAVIYNFWWVAYYTVQPLGLHIDQLMYGMWFAAAIVAYLIIPKMGIALIAEFAAGAGETIIMGRFDIPTIIYALLQGLACEIVFAIFKYRSRTFMVSILAGMAAAIISLPIDWYYGYLSEVATWNLILLIVARLISGAVLAGMFSYFLVKALDKTGVTQLFRPASKEDYDAL
- a CDS encoding energy-coupling factor transporter transmembrane component T family protein, which encodes MIASWKNYRTFMDNVNIITKLFLGLALFFFIIFVHNFDVMLYLVALMFGFMLIMSGAKLRILFIFVGFSMFFALSSSLFMIFYGDGHHELFKFGFIHITIESLVRGIHLSLRTLTISFFGLSIAFTSQVIMIFYSFMQHMKVKPKIAYAFMAAFRMLPLIIESFFQLRQALKMRYQIIQKQNYRGIKRFYHLLIPLLSQNMRKAHRLSVAMEMKGFRDGPRTYYYQTPFSYRDLLLIVCIIALISAAFGLSHLLPITGILDVR
- the ptsP gene encoding phosphoenolpyruvate--protein phosphotransferase, with protein sequence MSEIIKGIAASDGVAIAKAYMLIEPDLSFSETTTNDSEAEVLKFNEALKNSKIELTKIRNNAEEQLGPDKAAIFDAHLLVLDDPELIQPIESKIRDEKASAPHALTEVTQNFITIFESMDNEYMKERAADIRDVSKRVLAHILGVELPNPSIIDESVVIVGHDLTPSDTAQLNKQYVQGFVTNIGGRTSHSAIMSRSLEIPAVVGTKSITTNVKQGDMIIVDGLTGDVIVNPSEDEVKAYQHKRQTFFADREALKQLRDEPTKTMDGKHVELAANIGTPNDLEGVKENGAEGIGLYRTEFLYMGRDNMPSEDEQFEAYKKVLESMDGKRVVVRTLDIGGDKELPYLNLPKEMNPFLGYRAIRLCLDQTEIFRPQLRALLRASTYGKLNIMFPMVATVQEFRDAKALLLEEKANLESEGVKVSDDIELGIMVEIPSTAALADVFAKEVDFFSIGTNDLIQYTMAADRMSERVSYLYQPYNPAILRLIKQVIEASHKEGKWTGMCGEMAGDETAIPLLLGLGLDEFSMSATSVLKARRQIKHLSQTEMQQLADKAIQCATVDEVVDLVHAYTSKA